The Rhododendron vialii isolate Sample 1 chromosome 5a, ASM3025357v1 genome contains a region encoding:
- the LOC131326063 gene encoding transcription factor bHLH140 has translation MDHFSYYNQNNTHTNSSNFASALETHTKQKVGNDKNGKKSRKELKLSTAPQSVAARERRHRISDRFKILQSLVPGGAKMDTVAMLDEAIHYVKFLKAQIWLHENMFSIMDDYCVVDPSLLFSGDHEQSDLCWPENVVGGGVELSPPFRLPEVYFQGGEAMSFD, from the coding sequence atggatcATTTCTCTTACtataatcagaataacaccCACACCAACTCCTCAAACTTTGCTTCAGCACTGGAAACCCACACCAAACAGAAGGTGGGCAATGATAAAAATGGGAAGAAATCAAGGAAGGAATTGAAGCTCTCGACGGCCCCGCAGAGCGTGGCGGCCAGAGAGAGGCGGCACCGGATCAGCGACCGGTTCAAAATTTTGCAGAGCTTGGTTCCGGGCGGGGCCAAGATGGACACGGTGGCGATGCTGGACGAGGCCATTCACTATGTCAAGTTTCTCAAGGCCCAAATTTGGCTTCACGAGAACATGTTCAGTATTATGGACGATTATTGTGTGGTTGATCCCTCCCTGCTGTTTTCTGGTGATCACGAGCAGAGTGATCTGTGCTGGCCGGAGAATGTGGTGGGTGGTGGGGTGGAGTTGTCGCCGCCGTTTCGGTTGCCGGAGGTTTATTTCCAAGGGGGAGAAGCCATGAGTTTTGATTGA